The following proteins come from a genomic window of Aspergillus luchuensis IFO 4308 DNA, chromosome 3, nearly complete sequence:
- a CDS encoding uncharacterized protein (COG:S;~EggNog:ENOG410PNAE;~InterPro:IPR029063) yields the protein MSPSVQLHGFDISEAQYPPKHMWPRNVKLELLDAFKNVPPTLVGQYDVVHVRMWASNIRDGNTGPLISHLQQLLKPGGYIQWEEADLIHQSVQGRKALEFAQRIPSLFQKIGLDYSWVTRLPRDLEEAHLEILESKTESFQNFLVQKCTDTYLLALGEILRGTKLTCAEEIVPLVTKHEVELQSLCAERKETVYNWSPVKILAQKTA from the exons ATGTCACCTTCTGTGCAACTGCATGGCTTTGATATCTCGGAGGCTCAATATCCTCCGAAGCATATGTGGCCACGGAACGTCAAACTAGAGCTGTTGGACGCCTTCAAGAATGTCCCTCCCACACTTGTCGGTCAATACGATGTTGTACATGTCCGGATGTGGGCGAGTAATATACGAGATGGCAACACCGGGCCGCTAATTTCCCATTTACAACAGTTGCTGA AGCCAGGAGGTTACATCCAGTGGGAGGAGGCCGATCTCATTCATCAATCTGTGCAAGGGCGCAAGGCCCTTGAGTTTGCACAACGGATACCAAGTTTATTCCAGAAGATCGGGTTGGACTACAG CTGGGTAACAAGGCTTCCTCGCGATCTGGAAGAAGCACATCTGGAAATCCTAGAATCAAAGACAGAATCATTCCAAAACTTCCTTGTTCAGAAATGCACGGACACATATCTTCTTGCTCTCGGTGAAATATTGCGCGGTACAAAGTTGACATGCGCGGAAGAGATTGTACCTCTGGTGACCAAGCATGAGGTGGAACTGCAGAGTCTTTGTGCTGAGCGCAAGGAAACGGTATATAACTGGTCTCCTGTCAAGATACTGGCACAAAAAACTGCATAA
- a CDS encoding uncharacterized protein (COG:E;~EggNog:ENOG410PVBD;~InterPro:IPR019996,IPR005801,IPR015890;~PFAM:PF00425;~go_function: GO:0008909 - isochorismate synthase activity [Evidence IEA];~go_function: GO:0016833 - oxo-acid-lyase activity [Evidence IEA];~go_process: GO:0009058 - biosynthetic process [Evidence IEA]): MSSTRVSITLTSPSSDLLKPVISVLERHSGSEYYVYERKDCWHIGLGSYRSLIIDSRGEDITISVAGEPSHHCPVKKPLPDIAREFLHEYWNHTTKVYGHVGFNYAAHIRGLGYTPGKWPLLALMIPRMEVLIDPGNITITGDDTKEVLELCALLKETCRCRNAPLPGAHDIPHVDVNENSSKYKTLVEKALSQIQQNHYSKIILSRPVNLQHRVDMPSTLYCGRQSNTPSRSFSLRHGNYQATGFSPELVMSLDKGVVTTEPLAGTRSCKGTEAEIQRLRRDLETDSKEIVEHVISVKEAVHEISQLSDKPMVEDFMSVRVRGSVQHLGSRVCGRLSPDKDMWDAFNVLFPSITASGIPKQAAIDAISHLESQPRELYSGAILMIEDENTMEAALVLRSVFQDRDRHWIQAGAGVIAESDPSRELTETCEKLASIAPFVVRETVGFRG, from the coding sequence ATGTCATCCACTCGAGTATCAATCACACTCACCTCTCCCTCTAGTGACTTGCTCAAACCAGTCATATCTGTCCTAGAAAGACATAGTGGCTCAGAGTACTACGTCTACGAACGCAAAGACTGCTGGCATATTGGTCTCGGATCCTACAGATCATTAATAATCGATTCCAGAGGGGAGGACATAACAATCTCAGTAGCTGGAGAACCAAGCCACCACTGCCCAGTGAAGAAGCCACTACCTGATATAGCGAGAGAATTCCTCCATGAGTATTGGAACCACACAACCAAAGTATACGGACACGTTGGGTTCAACTATGCAGCCCATATTCGGGGCCTGGGATACACACCCGGCAAATGGCCCTTACTAGCATTGATGATACCTCGCATGGAAGTACTCATCGACCCAGGTAACATTACAATCACCGGGGATGACACCAAGGAGGTCCTGGAACTATGCGCTCTGCTGAAAGAGACATGTCGATGTCGCAACGCACCACTTCCCGGCGCTCATGATATTCCACACGTTGACGTAAATGAGAATTCCAGCAAATACAAAACCCTAGTGGAGAAAGCTCTATCACAAATCCAGCAGAACCACTACTCCAAGATAATCTTATCTCGACCCGTCAACCTTCAACACCGAGTGGACATGCCATCAACACTCTACTGTGGTCGTCAATCCAACACACCCTCTCGCAGCTTCTCCCTCCGCCATGGCAACTACCAAGCCACTGGATTCAGCCCCGAACTAGTCATGTCTCTGGACAAAGGGGTAGTAACCACCGAGCCTCTAGCGGGTACACGCTCCTGCAAAGGCACAGAAGCCGAAATCCAAAGACTCCGACGTGACCTAGAAACCGACAGCAAGGAGATAGTCGAGCACGTCATCTCAGTCAAAGAAGCCGTGCACGAAATCAGCCAGCTCTCCGACAAGCCTATGGTGGAGGACTTCATGTCCGTACGGGTACGAGGCAGCGTACAACACCTCGGTTCTCGGGTCTGTGGACGTCTATCCCCAGATAAAGATATGTGGGATGCGTTTAATGTTCTTTTTCCATCGATTACTGCGTCGGGCATTCCGAAACAGGCTGCTATTGATGCTATTTCTCATCTTGAGTCGCAGCCTAGAGAGCTGTATTCGGGCGCTATTTTGATGATCGAGGATGAGAATACCATGGAAGCTGCACTTGTGCTTCGCTCTGTATTCCAGGATCGTGATCGTCATTGGATTCAGGCTGGTGCTGGGGTTATCGCGGAATCGGATCCATCTAGAGAGCTGACTGAGACTTGTGAGAAACTTGCGAGTATCGCGCCTTTTGTTGTGAGGGAGACCGTGGGATTTAGAGGATAG
- the SFT2 gene encoding putative Golgi traffic protein SFT2 (COG:U;~EggNog:ENOG410PHP2;~InterPro:IPR011691,IPR007305;~PFAM:PF04178;~TransMembrane:3 (o83-107i114-132o152-177i);~go_component: GO:0016021 - integral component of membrane [Evidence IEA];~go_process: GO:0016192 - vesicle-mediated transport [Evidence IEA]) — MATNSFRDSVNSLGWSRRDPDLSTRNNSSNTPILSRLQSWNPFGQGEGYLQLPTHEAPGAPLPAASRREEEDTFFALSRWDRMLIFIACNLGAAVCFLLCFFLFPVLSLKPRKFAILWSVGSLLFLLSWAVLMGPLVYAKHLVSGPRLPFTAAYFGSIAMTLYFAIGVSTPVCLALATLPRIFPAGPCCVCLYYLSVRLCDRIPTCRFRGSCIPGSCAYTRSLQPTI; from the exons ATGGCCACCAATTCATTCCGCGATTCGGTCAACTCCCTGGGTTGGTCGCGACGAGACCCGGATCTCTCCACTCGCAATAACTCGTCGAATACGCCTATCCTCTCACGGTTACAGTCTTGGAATCCATTTGGTCAAGGGGAGGGCTATCTGCAACTGCCCACTCATGAAGCTCCAGGAGCTCCCCTACCCGCCGCAAGTCGccgagaggaggaagatactTTCTTTGCCT TAAGTCGATGGGATCGGATGCTCATTTTCATCGCATGCAACCTTGGTGCCGCCGTCTGCTTCCtactttgctttttcctatTCCCGGTCCTATCACTGAAACCCCGCAAATTTGCCATCCT GTGGTCGGTTGGTTCCTTGCTCTTTCTCCTATCATGGGCAGTCCTCATGGGACCCCTGGTCTACGCGAAACATCTGGTCTCGGGACCACGTCTGCCCTTCACGGCGGCCTATTTCGGCTCGATCGCCATGACTTTGTACTTTGCTATCGGAGTAAGTACCCCTGTTTGTTTGGCTCTAGCTACATTGCCCAGGATCTTCCCTGCCGGACCATGTTGTGTATGCCTGTACTATCTGAGCGTACGCCTCTGCGATCGCATACCAACCTGTCGATTTCGAGGATCTTGCATACCTGGGTCGTGCGCGTACACTCGGAGCCTTCAGCCGACGATATGA